In one window of Cytophagaceae bacterium ABcell3 DNA:
- the yidD gene encoding membrane protein insertion efficiency factor YidD has translation MRKVFKFLFLVPVYFYKYAISPILPASCRYTPTCSTYFIGAVHKHGIFKGGWLGIKRIARCHPWGGCGHDPVP, from the coding sequence ATGCGTAAAGTTTTTAAGTTTCTATTTCTAGTGCCTGTATATTTTTATAAATATGCCATATCGCCCATATTGCCAGCTTCTTGCCGGTATACACCTACTTGCTCAACATATTTTATAGGTGCGGTGCATAAGCATGGTATATTTAAAGGGGGATGGCTAGGTATAAAAAGGATAGCTCGGTGCCATCCATGGGGTGGGTGTGGGCATGATCCAGTACCTTAA
- a CDS encoding prolipoprotein diacylglyceryl transferase: MLNFILWEVSPELFPDGWLPIRWYGLLFATGFLLGQQILIRIYKGEGKSEKHVETLTVYMVIATVIGARLGHCLFYEPDHYLRNPIDILKIWEGGLASHGAALGILIAIWLYSRREVGQSYFYVLDRLVIVIALAGALIRTGNLMNHEIIGRETDVPWAFIFTEEPKNTILAVAQEGRPNSRWTASAIDLDFRHRDTTSHHHDILLAGLEMDIQFNRQVSDEELPQLLNQDLRRVFYDYTSVREHLVFPLTEVQYTARETEHGTLVTLNIFGIPRHPAQLYEALSSFILFLALLWMYSRKKGKTPEGRLLGLFIIVIFSLRFLYEFFKEAQVPFEEDMMFNMGQILSIPLVIIGLFIFLRSFRKKNEIN; this comes from the coding sequence ATGTTAAACTTTATACTTTGGGAGGTTTCTCCTGAGCTCTTTCCTGACGGTTGGCTTCCCATTAGATGGTACGGGCTACTTTTTGCTACCGGTTTTCTTCTGGGACAACAAATTCTCATCAGAATATACAAAGGTGAGGGAAAATCTGAAAAACATGTAGAGACGCTTACAGTCTATATGGTTATTGCTACCGTCATAGGAGCACGTTTAGGCCATTGCTTATTTTATGAACCTGACCACTACCTAAGAAACCCTATTGATATTCTCAAAATTTGGGAAGGAGGACTAGCTAGCCATGGTGCGGCCTTGGGCATATTAATAGCAATTTGGCTTTATTCCAGAAGGGAAGTCGGACAAAGCTATTTTTATGTGCTGGACAGATTGGTGATTGTTATTGCACTTGCAGGAGCTTTGATCCGTACAGGAAACCTGATGAACCATGAAATCATTGGCCGGGAAACAGATGTTCCTTGGGCTTTCATTTTTACGGAAGAACCTAAAAACACCATTCTTGCCGTAGCGCAGGAAGGTAGGCCAAACAGCAGGTGGACTGCCTCTGCTATTGACTTAGATTTTAGGCACCGAGATACAACTTCGCACCACCATGACATTCTGTTGGCTGGATTAGAAATGGACATTCAGTTTAACAGGCAAGTCTCAGATGAAGAACTTCCTCAACTGCTTAACCAAGACCTGCGAAGGGTTTTCTACGATTACACGAGTGTGAGGGAACATTTAGTCTTCCCTTTGACAGAAGTTCAATATACTGCCAGAGAAACAGAACATGGCACCTTGGTAACGCTCAACATCTTTGGCATTCCCCGACATCCAGCGCAGTTATATGAAGCCCTATCCAGTTTTATACTCTTTTTGGCCTTGCTGTGGATGTATAGTAGAAAGAAAGGGAAAACCCCAGAAGGCCGTTTGCTAGGCTTGTTCATCATAGTCATATTCTCTCTGAGGTTCTTATACGAGTTCTTTAAAGAAGCACAAGTACCTTTTGAGGAAGATATGATGTTTAACATGGGGCAAATACTGAGTATTCCTTTAGTAATTATAGGCCTGTTTATTTTCTTACGTTCTTTCAGAAAAAAGAATGAAATAAACTAG
- the nadE gene encoding NAD(+) synthase, with translation MAYLKIAGAALNQTPLDWENNTKNILTAIDEAKNKHVEILCLPELCITGYGCEDMFLSEWVPEKALDILISIIPHTENITVSVGLPVKIKNNLYNAACLLSNGKILGISAKQFLANDGVHYEPRWFTEWEAGKTTHFNYKTISCEFGDLVYKTHGITLAYEICEDAWRCDTERPACRHVLKNTDLILNPSASHFALGKSDFRYHLISSSSKTFNCTYLYSNLLGNEAGRMIYDGEVLIAKDGKLLQRNNRFSFNNVDLVSCEIDFQTGKVKENALNPDYREKEFEFREAITLALFDYLRKSKSQGFVLSLSGGADSSACAVAVAEMIRKGCKELGTEKFLIKTGKQNLYAQVKNEPKDKQLQLITAHFLTCVYQSTRNSGEETLEAAKELALSIGAVFHHWSVDEEVEGYKKKTEIALGRSLSWETDDLALQNIQARTRAPGIWMLANIKRALLITTSNRSEGDVGYATMDGDTAGSIAPIAGVDKPFIRSWLSWAERNLHYPGLKYVNSLAPTAELRPPEETQTDEADLMPYPILREIEVLGIAEKHSPLEVHQRLKEKLDIEDSLLAKYIIKFFKLWSINQWKRERTAPSFHIDAFNIDPRSWCRFPILNGGFSEELEQLKKKYITNKVH, from the coding sequence ATGGCATATTTAAAAATAGCAGGCGCAGCTTTGAACCAAACTCCCCTGGATTGGGAAAACAACACCAAGAATATTCTTACAGCTATTGATGAAGCAAAAAATAAGCATGTAGAAATTCTGTGCCTACCAGAGCTATGCATTACAGGATACGGATGTGAAGACATGTTCCTCAGCGAATGGGTCCCCGAAAAAGCACTTGACATACTTATATCTATTATACCTCATACAGAAAACATTACAGTAAGCGTAGGTTTACCAGTAAAAATAAAAAACAACTTATATAATGCAGCCTGCTTATTAAGTAACGGAAAAATTTTAGGGATATCTGCGAAACAGTTTCTGGCAAATGATGGTGTCCACTATGAACCTCGTTGGTTTACGGAGTGGGAGGCAGGAAAAACAACCCATTTCAACTATAAAACTATTTCATGCGAATTTGGGGATTTAGTATACAAAACCCATGGAATAACGCTGGCCTATGAAATATGCGAGGATGCCTGGCGCTGTGACACAGAAAGACCTGCATGCAGACATGTTCTTAAAAATACCGACCTAATACTTAACCCAAGTGCAAGCCATTTTGCATTGGGAAAATCTGATTTTCGTTACCACCTAATAAGTTCTAGCTCAAAAACATTTAATTGCACATACTTATATTCAAACCTTCTAGGAAATGAAGCCGGAAGAATGATATATGACGGCGAAGTACTCATTGCAAAAGATGGGAAACTGTTACAAAGAAACAATCGCTTTTCTTTCAACAATGTAGACCTGGTCAGTTGCGAAATCGACTTCCAAACAGGAAAGGTCAAAGAAAATGCCCTAAACCCAGATTATAGAGAAAAAGAGTTTGAGTTTAGAGAAGCTATTACATTGGCACTATTTGACTATCTGAGGAAAAGCAAAAGCCAGGGTTTTGTTTTATCATTAAGTGGTGGAGCCGATTCTTCTGCCTGTGCAGTGGCCGTAGCTGAAATGATCAGGAAAGGCTGCAAAGAACTGGGAACAGAAAAATTCCTTATTAAAACAGGGAAACAGAACTTATATGCGCAGGTAAAAAACGAACCTAAAGATAAACAGCTACAATTGATCACTGCTCACTTTCTGACTTGTGTTTATCAAAGTACAAGAAATTCAGGAGAGGAAACTTTGGAGGCAGCCAAAGAACTGGCACTTTCTATTGGTGCTGTGTTTCATCATTGGAGTGTTGACGAAGAAGTAGAAGGATATAAGAAAAAAACTGAAATCGCCCTAGGGAGAAGCTTGTCTTGGGAAACAGATGATTTGGCCTTACAAAATATACAAGCCAGAACACGTGCGCCTGGCATCTGGATGTTAGCAAACATCAAACGGGCTTTATTGATTACTACCTCCAACAGAAGTGAAGGAGATGTTGGCTATGCGACCATGGACGGAGACACGGCAGGGAGTATAGCACCTATTGCCGGTGTGGACAAACCTTTTATAAGAAGCTGGCTATCGTGGGCCGAAAGGAATTTACATTATCCTGGACTTAAGTATGTCAATAGCTTGGCACCAACAGCAGAACTACGTCCACCTGAAGAAACCCAAACAGACGAAGCTGATTTAATGCCCTACCCTATTTTAAGAGAAATTGAGGTTTTAGGAATTGCAGAAAAACATTCGCCCCTAGAAGTACACCAAAGACTTAAAGAAAAACTTGACATAGAAGACTCGTTGTTGGCAAAATACATCATAAAGTTTTTCAAGCTTTGGTCCATCAATCAGTGGAAAAGAGAGCGTACAGCACCATCTTTTCACATCGACGCATTTAATATAGACCCTCGTTCATGGTGTCGATTTCCTATATTAAATGGAGGTTTTTCAGAAGAATTGGAACAGCTAAAGAAAAAATACATTACCAATAAAGTACATTAA
- a CDS encoding AI-2E family transporter, giving the protein MKSYPFSIKITVYLLFVILAIFALIQARNFLYPIFIAILVAYLLFPIAKRLERLKIPRILANFISIILAFGVIFAGFYLLYQQLIVFAEDIPTFREQAINNINRIEETAIELLNMEHRPEEGLLKKHLLGFLEASGYFLETALTATAGTIAKLALVPVYVFFMLYYRNKFHDFILLVTPSEKHVRMQTVIREISNVTKRYMGGIVIVVLLLCILNSIGLMIVGIQYPILFGILSALMNFIPYFGTLIGGAIPFLFALLTEESPGYALGVVILFLIIQFTENNILTPNIVGGKLNINPLFIILTIVIGGVIWGLPGMIVSVPFVGMFKIFCDNMESLKPYSFLLSSQGTEKHAITIKKLKQVFKSKKQKDSSSK; this is encoded by the coding sequence ATGAAATCATACCCATTCTCTATAAAAATTACAGTATATCTATTATTTGTCATACTGGCCATTTTTGCACTTATACAGGCAAGAAACTTTCTATATCCAATATTTATAGCCATTTTAGTTGCATATTTATTGTTCCCTATAGCTAAACGGCTAGAAAGGCTTAAGATACCCCGTATACTGGCGAACTTTATCAGCATTATACTAGCTTTCGGGGTGATTTTTGCAGGGTTTTATTTACTATATCAACAGCTTATCGTATTTGCGGAAGATATTCCTACTTTTCGAGAACAGGCGATAAACAATATAAACCGAATAGAAGAAACAGCAATAGAACTTCTAAATATGGAACACCGGCCTGAAGAAGGCCTACTTAAGAAACACTTACTAGGTTTTCTAGAAGCCAGTGGATATTTTCTGGAAACAGCTTTAACTGCCACTGCTGGCACAATTGCCAAATTAGCTTTGGTCCCTGTCTATGTTTTTTTCATGCTTTATTACAGAAACAAATTTCATGATTTTATTTTATTGGTGACCCCATCGGAAAAGCATGTGAGAATGCAGACTGTAATACGGGAAATAAGCAATGTGACAAAAAGGTACATGGGTGGGATAGTCATTGTTGTATTGCTGCTATGTATACTCAATAGTATTGGATTAATGATAGTGGGCATCCAGTACCCTATTCTTTTTGGAATCCTTTCGGCACTCATGAATTTTATTCCATATTTCGGAACACTGATTGGCGGAGCTATTCCATTCTTGTTTGCCTTATTGACCGAAGAGTCACCGGGTTATGCATTAGGCGTAGTGATACTGTTCCTTATAATACAGTTTACCGAAAACAATATCCTTACCCCCAATATCGTAGGAGGGAAACTTAATATAAACCCGCTCTTCATTATATTAACTATTGTTATAGGAGGGGTTATATGGGGCTTACCTGGCATGATAGTTTCCGTACCATTTGTCGGAATGTTCAAAATATTTTGCGACAACATGGAATCTCTCAAGCCATATTCTTTTTTGCTCAGCTCGCAAGGTACAGAAAAGCATGCGATAACTATAAAAAAGTTAAAGCAAGTTTTTAAATCCAAAAAGCAAAAAGACAGTTCCTCAAAATAA
- a CDS encoding YihY/virulence factor BrkB family protein has product MANQIIIFGRLLKGSFQDLKENDPLRLAAATAFIATFSLTPAIVLLINLLGLILDEEMVTGELFEALESMVGGDTAEQIQNILMNIQELKAETVVTIGFFIFLMFIASTLFIVVLNSFNQIWKIKPKESRRFKFVLKSRGIALVIILLTGILFLLALLSDIVMAFIGSELVEGLPTVGVWALRIFNQVISLGIFTVWFACVYKFLPDIAIPWKPVWVGAFLAAVLFSIGQFILGQLLIDSQIDDIYGASSSLALLFLFIFYCSFILYYGICFIKNYIQYFHYEAHPKKFTVRYEIREVEEG; this is encoded by the coding sequence ATGGCCAATCAAATTATTATTTTTGGGCGCTTGTTGAAAGGTAGCTTTCAAGATCTGAAAGAAAATGATCCTTTGAGGCTTGCGGCTGCTACCGCTTTTATTGCTACGTTTTCTCTGACTCCTGCTATTGTTTTATTAATCAACTTGCTTGGGCTTATCCTTGATGAGGAAATGGTGACAGGAGAGTTATTTGAAGCCTTAGAAAGTATGGTAGGGGGAGATACTGCAGAGCAAATCCAAAATATTCTGATGAACATACAAGAGCTTAAAGCTGAAACGGTCGTAACGATAGGTTTTTTTATATTTTTAATGTTTATTGCTTCTACTTTATTTATTGTCGTCTTAAATTCTTTCAATCAAATATGGAAAATTAAACCCAAAGAGTCTCGTCGTTTTAAATTTGTTCTAAAAAGCAGGGGGATAGCTTTGGTCATTATTCTTTTGACGGGCATTTTATTTCTTTTGGCTCTTTTGTCTGATATTGTTATGGCTTTTATAGGAAGTGAACTTGTAGAAGGTTTGCCAACAGTAGGAGTATGGGCTTTGAGGATATTTAATCAAGTTATTTCCTTGGGTATATTTACTGTATGGTTTGCTTGCGTCTACAAATTCTTGCCCGATATAGCTATTCCCTGGAAACCAGTATGGGTTGGGGCTTTTTTAGCGGCTGTTTTGTTTTCTATCGGTCAATTTATTTTAGGACAACTTTTAATTGATAGTCAGATTGATGACATATATGGTGCTTCAAGTTCATTGGCTTTACTGTTTCTCTTTATATTCTACTGCTCATTTATTTTATATTATGGGATTTGCTTTATTAAAAATTACATTCAATATTTCCATTATGAGGCGCACCCAAAAAAGTTTACGGTTAGGTATGAGATTCGTGAGGTCGAAGAAGGATAA
- a CDS encoding YceI family protein codes for MKKLSFVYVIAAAIAMLSFRVNSDKEKTTNYQFDTEKSRITWLGKKVTGEHTGNIKLAEGNVHANGGKLTAGSFKIDMNSITCTDLEDEKYNAKLIGHLKSDDFFSSDKHKHAEFIIKSVKPAKNNQHEVTGDLTIKGIKQTITFPATVKIDGKQLTATAKVKVNRTKFDIKYGSGSFFDGLGDKMIYDDFELDLNLVATTK; via the coding sequence ATGAAAAAGTTATCATTTGTTTATGTAATCGCAGCGGCCATAGCCATGCTATCTTTCAGAGTAAACAGTGACAAGGAAAAAACTACCAACTATCAATTTGACACTGAAAAGAGTCGAATAACCTGGTTGGGCAAAAAAGTTACCGGGGAACATACAGGTAACATTAAATTAGCAGAAGGCAACGTGCATGCTAATGGAGGAAAACTTACTGCCGGTTCATTCAAAATAGACATGAACTCTATCACCTGTACAGACCTAGAAGATGAAAAGTATAACGCGAAATTAATAGGGCACCTAAAGTCAGATGACTTTTTCAGCAGTGACAAACACAAACATGCGGAGTTTATCATCAAATCTGTAAAACCTGCCAAGAACAACCAACATGAAGTTACAGGCGATTTAACCATAAAAGGGATAAAGCAGACCATTACTTTTCCTGCAACAGTAAAAATAGACGGGAAACAGTTAACCGCAACTGCCAAAGTTAAAGTAAACCGTACCAAATTTGATATTAAGTATGGTTCTGGCAGCTTTTTTGACGGGCTGGGGGACAAAATGATCTATGATGATTTTGAATTAGACCTTAACCTTGTAGCTACCACAAAATAA
- a CDS encoding universal stress protein: MNQTILCTADFTDYSSKVVQYASDLALSLNADLLLYHSSYVPVTVSGAEFPDGKKKAFKGSHEIQEQLIDLCNSLKAEAKRKGKSSKCDYIKDEGFNIGGINEVVQQRRVSLIITGAPSANTSAGEGVFSGDTVLSLLENSECPVLVLPVDSTLPKVNKVVYSIDISGFKFQTINQTLDLLKPLRPDISFLYFTEEADSKEIAKFDAAKTAILENIYYENTQFRLITASNLIKGLNEYADKNQADMVVMATYKRNLLDKLVINKSHTKKMVQSLRVPVLIMKGQHY, from the coding sequence ATGAACCAAACCATCCTATGTACCGCCGATTTTACTGACTACTCATCTAAAGTTGTACAGTATGCAAGTGATTTAGCTTTGTCATTAAATGCAGATTTATTGCTATATCACAGTTCCTATGTGCCCGTTACTGTTTCTGGTGCAGAATTTCCAGATGGAAAAAAGAAGGCATTTAAAGGGAGCCATGAGATACAGGAACAGTTAATCGACTTGTGTAACAGCCTTAAGGCTGAGGCAAAACGGAAAGGAAAATCCAGTAAATGTGATTATATAAAAGATGAGGGTTTTAATATAGGGGGTATTAATGAGGTTGTTCAGCAGAGGCGGGTGAGCTTGATTATTACAGGAGCGCCTTCAGCAAATACATCTGCTGGAGAAGGGGTTTTTTCTGGCGATACTGTTTTGTCTCTTTTGGAAAATTCTGAATGCCCTGTGTTGGTCTTACCTGTTGATAGTACTTTGCCAAAAGTAAACAAAGTTGTTTATTCGATTGATATTTCTGGATTTAAATTCCAAACTATTAATCAAACCTTGGACTTGTTAAAACCCCTTAGACCTGATATTTCTTTCTTGTATTTTACCGAAGAGGCTGATTCTAAAGAAATAGCTAAATTTGATGCTGCAAAGACGGCTATTTTGGAAAATATATATTATGAAAATACGCAGTTTAGGCTTATTACGGCTTCTAACCTGATAAAAGGCCTTAATGAGTATGCCGATAAAAACCAGGCAGACATGGTGGTAATGGCTACTTATAAGCGGAACTTGTTGGATAAACTGGTTATCAATAAAAGTCATACCAAAAAGATGGTACAGTCTTTAAGAGTGCCTGTACTTATTATGAAGGGGCAGCATTATTAA